Proteins found in one Bacillus subtilis subsp. subtilis str. 168 genomic segment:
- the ycnE gene encoding putative AI-2 degrading enzyme (Evidence 3: Putative function from multiple computational evidences; PubMedId: 17274596, 21454635; Product type e: enzyme), protein MIVLQAYIKVKPEKREEFLSEAQSLVQHSRAEEGNAQYDLFEKVGEENTFVMLEKWKDEAAMKFHNETAHFQGFVAKGKELLSAPLDVVRTELSE, encoded by the coding sequence ATGATCGTATTACAAGCTTACATCAAAGTAAAACCAGAAAAACGCGAGGAATTTTTGAGCGAGGCTCAATCACTTGTTCAGCATTCAAGAGCTGAGGAAGGCAACGCGCAATACGACCTATTCGAAAAAGTAGGCGAAGAAAATACATTTGTCATGCTTGAAAAATGGAAAGATGAAGCGGCAATGAAATTCCATAACGAAACTGCGCATTTCCAAGGGTTTGTCGCAAAAGGAAAAGAACTGCTGAGCGCTCCTCTTGATGTTGTCCGCACAGAGCTTAGCGAGTAA
- the ycnB gene encoding putative efflux transporter (Evidence 3: Putative function from multiple computational evidences; PubMedId: 15849754, 15855514, 16850406; Product type t: transporter), translating into MNTSIEQKPFNRSVIVGILLAGAFVAILNQTLLITALPHIMRDFNVDANQAQWLTTSFMLTNGILIPITAFLIEKFTSRALLITAMSIFTAGTVVGAFAPNFPVLLTARIIQAAGAGIMMPLMQTVFLTIFPIEKRGQAMGMVGLVISFAPAIGPTLSGWAVEAFSWRSLFYIILPFAVIDLILASILMKNVTTLRKTQIDILSVILSTFGFGGLLYGFSSVGSYGWSSSTVLISLLVGVIALLLFITRQMKLKKPMLEFRVFTFGVFSLTTLLGTLVFALLIGTETILPLYTQNVRDVTAFDTGLMLLPGAVVMGFMSPIIGRIFDRVGGRGLAIAGFCIIFLTSLPFMQLTDHTSLAWIVVLYTVRLLGTAMIMMPVTTAGINALPRHLIPHGTAMNNTIRQVGGSIGTALLVSVMSNQAAHAGTTNVKHAALHGMNAAFIVAAVIALVGFLLSFTLKKPQRPAEQQPAR; encoded by the coding sequence TTGAACACAAGTATTGAACAAAAACCTTTTAACCGTTCTGTCATTGTCGGCATTTTGTTAGCCGGAGCGTTTGTGGCGATTTTGAACCAGACATTGTTGATTACTGCACTTCCCCATATCATGAGGGATTTCAATGTCGATGCCAACCAAGCACAATGGCTGACAACATCATTTATGTTAACCAACGGGATTTTAATTCCGATTACCGCGTTTTTAATTGAGAAATTCACAAGCCGGGCGCTGCTCATCACAGCAATGAGCATTTTCACTGCCGGAACAGTCGTCGGAGCGTTCGCGCCGAACTTCCCGGTTCTGCTGACAGCGCGTATCATTCAAGCGGCTGGAGCCGGCATTATGATGCCGCTCATGCAGACTGTATTCCTGACAATCTTTCCGATTGAAAAGCGCGGCCAGGCTATGGGTATGGTCGGATTGGTCATCTCATTCGCGCCTGCGATCGGACCGACTCTTTCCGGATGGGCTGTCGAAGCTTTCTCTTGGAGATCATTGTTTTATATTATTCTTCCGTTTGCTGTGATTGATTTGATTCTTGCCAGCATCCTGATGAAAAACGTGACGACTTTAAGAAAAACACAGATTGATATTTTATCAGTCATCCTTTCAACATTTGGGTTCGGCGGCCTTCTGTACGGCTTCTCAAGCGTCGGCTCTTATGGCTGGTCCAGTTCAACCGTCTTGATTTCACTGCTGGTGGGTGTCATCGCGCTGCTCTTGTTTATCACAAGACAAATGAAGCTTAAAAAACCGATGCTGGAATTCCGCGTCTTCACGTTTGGCGTTTTCAGCTTAACAACACTGCTGGGAACCCTCGTCTTTGCATTATTGATCGGTACGGAAACCATCCTGCCGCTTTATACACAAAATGTCAGAGACGTCACAGCTTTTGATACAGGGCTTATGCTCCTGCCGGGAGCCGTTGTGATGGGCTTTATGTCGCCGATTATCGGCAGAATTTTTGACCGTGTCGGCGGAAGAGGGCTGGCGATTGCCGGTTTCTGCATCATCTTCCTGACATCTCTGCCGTTTATGCAGCTGACTGACCATACGTCACTCGCTTGGATTGTCGTTTTATACACCGTTCGTCTCTTAGGCACCGCCATGATCATGATGCCGGTGACAACAGCCGGAATCAATGCGCTGCCGCGCCACTTGATTCCGCACGGAACTGCGATGAACAACACGATTCGCCAAGTCGGCGGCTCGATCGGAACCGCACTATTGGTTTCCGTGATGAGCAACCAGGCGGCACATGCAGGCACGACAAATGTGAAGCACGCCGCCCTGCACGGCATGAACGCCGCTTTTATAGTGGCTGCCGTCATTGCACTTGTCGGCTTCCTTCTCTCATTCACATTAAAGAAACCTCAGCGCCCTGCCGAACAGCAGCCGGCACGCTGA
- the nfrAB gene encoding NADPH-FMN oxidoreductase (nitroreductase) (Evidence 1a: Function from experimental evidences in the studied strain; PubMedId: 16229462, 9836433, 20862523; Product type e: enzyme), protein MNEVIKSLTDHRSIRSYTDEPVAQEQLDQIIEAVQSAPSSINGQQVTVITVQDKERKKKISELAGGQPWIDQAPVFLLFCADFNRAKIALEDLHDFKMEITNGLESVLVGAVDAGIALGTATAAAESLGLGTVPIGAVRGNPQELIELLELPKYVFPLSGLVIGHPADRSAKKPRLPQEAVNHQETYLNQDELTSHIQAYDEQMSEYMNKRTNGKETRNWSQSIASYYERLYYPHIREMLEKQGFKVEK, encoded by the coding sequence ATGAATGAAGTGATTAAATCTTTAACAGACCACCGCTCGATTCGCAGCTACACAGATGAGCCTGTAGCTCAGGAGCAATTGGACCAAATCATTGAAGCGGTGCAATCAGCCCCTTCTTCTATCAACGGACAGCAAGTGACTGTGATCACAGTCCAGGATAAAGAGCGCAAAAAGAAAATCTCCGAGCTGGCAGGCGGCCAGCCATGGATCGATCAAGCTCCTGTTTTCCTGCTGTTCTGCGCAGATTTTAACCGGGCCAAAATTGCGCTTGAAGATCTGCATGATTTCAAAATGGAAATCACAAATGGATTGGAATCTGTTCTTGTCGGCGCAGTAGACGCTGGTATTGCCCTCGGCACAGCAACAGCAGCGGCTGAGTCACTCGGACTTGGCACAGTTCCGATCGGTGCAGTTCGCGGAAACCCTCAAGAGCTGATCGAACTGCTTGAGCTTCCGAAATACGTGTTCCCTTTATCCGGCCTTGTCATTGGGCATCCTGCCGACCGTTCAGCGAAAAAACCGCGCTTGCCGCAGGAAGCTGTCAATCATCAGGAAACTTATTTGAATCAGGATGAGCTGACGTCTCACATTCAGGCATACGACGAACAGATGTCTGAATACATGAATAAACGGACAAACGGAAAAGAAACAAGAAACTGGTCACAGAGCATCGCTTCCTACTATGAGCGCCTGTACTATCCGCACATCCGTGAAATGCTTGAAAAACAAGGATTTAAAGTTGAAAAATAA
- the yczG gene encoding putative transcriptional regulator (ArsR family) (Evidence 3: Putative function from multiple computational evidences; Product type r: regulator): MNIPNHPETETLQLTKVLHALSDPLRLELVKQLAEAKEKTCSTCADVQVAKSTLSHHFKVLRESGIAQVRIEGKRRYYSLRAEDLEKAFPGLLEAVLNVDQDRW, translated from the coding sequence ATGAACATTCCAAACCATCCAGAAACAGAAACATTGCAGCTGACAAAGGTTCTTCATGCACTTAGTGATCCGCTTCGTTTAGAGCTCGTCAAGCAATTAGCTGAAGCAAAAGAAAAAACGTGCAGCACCTGTGCAGATGTGCAGGTTGCCAAATCGACTTTGTCGCATCATTTTAAAGTTTTGAGAGAATCAGGCATCGCTCAAGTTCGGATAGAAGGAAAGCGCCGGTATTATTCGCTTCGCGCTGAAGACCTTGAAAAGGCATTTCCGGGACTGCTTGAAGCCGTGCTGAATGTAGACCAGGACCGCTGGTGA
- the ycnC gene encoding putative transcriptional regulator (TetR/AcrR family) (Evidence 3: Putative function from multiple computational evidences; Product type r: regulator), which produces MLDKKTDILLAARKLFSEKDFTSVSMQAIAEECKMSKASIYKLFQSKEDLLLELLSFNQKQMVAAASRLQENTALTPEERLTQKVKMELEGFRRNQQFFNMLTYGNPKLHNDRVKQHIHQTRSTIICWHRDSLIQAYGETILPFVWDLVIILHGMMREFLMLIKIEEKPLELDPIAEFIISTLNQIIKNRETRQSLLPPEAIELYIHSASSYKPKDKSVLLSESLKELHKGISSLSAADYDVDELTSAAAMLEEEAKKEEPRAFLLKSLIGYLEQTGVLTQPVSMLKTLLIT; this is translated from the coding sequence ATGCTTGATAAAAAAACAGATATCTTGTTAGCCGCGCGAAAGCTTTTTTCGGAAAAGGATTTTACGTCGGTTTCCATGCAGGCGATCGCAGAAGAATGTAAGATGTCAAAAGCTTCGATATATAAGCTGTTCCAATCTAAAGAAGATCTGCTTTTGGAGCTGCTGTCATTTAACCAGAAGCAAATGGTGGCCGCGGCCTCAAGACTTCAGGAAAATACAGCACTTACACCGGAGGAGCGTTTGACGCAAAAGGTCAAAATGGAACTGGAGGGCTTCAGGCGGAATCAGCAGTTTTTCAATATGCTGACCTACGGAAACCCCAAGCTGCACAATGACCGGGTCAAACAGCATATCCATCAGACCAGATCGACGATTATCTGCTGGCACCGCGATTCGCTGATCCAGGCGTATGGAGAAACCATTCTCCCGTTTGTGTGGGATTTGGTTATCATTCTTCACGGCATGATGCGTGAGTTTTTAATGCTGATCAAAATCGAGGAAAAACCGCTTGAGCTTGACCCGATCGCAGAGTTTATCATCAGCACCCTCAATCAGATTATCAAAAACAGGGAAACCCGCCAGTCTCTTCTTCCGCCCGAAGCCATCGAGCTTTATATTCATTCAGCATCCTCCTACAAGCCAAAGGATAAATCAGTCCTATTATCGGAAAGCCTGAAGGAATTACATAAAGGCATCTCTTCCCTGTCCGCCGCGGACTATGACGTAGATGAACTGACATCCGCAGCCGCTATGCTGGAGGAAGAAGCGAAGAAGGAAGAACCCCGCGCTTTTTTACTCAAATCACTGATTGGCTATCTGGAACAAACCGGTGTTTTAACACAGCCCGTTTCCATGTTAAAAACACTGTTAATTACTTAG